Proteins from a single region of Segatella copri:
- a CDS encoding HipA domain-containing protein yields MEKCLYCYKPLKPGQVDYHPACARKLFGTKEAPVLPYVRKEIGNLAKQVVRAQTTLTGVQAKLSLDVNPGGKNEPSRFTIVGLWGKYILKPQTDRYRCLPEIEDLTMHLAEAAKIAVVPHGLIRFADGELCYITRRIDRLDDGQKVPMEDMCQLSERLTEYKYKGSYEQVARLIKKYSSFSQLDLVNYWEVVIFSWITGNADMHLKNFSLYNNRKLGYGLTPAYDLLCTKIVMPEDTEELALTLNGRKKKIQKSDFVKVMTASGLSEKVINNIAKKFRRSIVKWIDLIEASFLPDSMKKEYKKLILSRVMALR; encoded by the coding sequence ATGGAGAAATGTCTATATTGTTATAAACCACTCAAGCCTGGTCAGGTAGATTACCATCCCGCCTGCGCACGCAAGCTCTTCGGCACCAAGGAAGCCCCTGTCCTACCCTACGTTAGAAAGGAAATTGGCAACCTGGCAAAACAGGTAGTGCGTGCCCAGACCACCCTCACCGGTGTGCAGGCGAAGCTCTCGCTCGATGTAAATCCGGGCGGAAAGAACGAACCATCCCGCTTCACAATCGTAGGTCTTTGGGGAAAATATATCCTCAAGCCACAAACCGATCGCTACCGCTGTCTACCGGAAATAGAAGACCTCACGATGCATCTCGCCGAAGCTGCCAAGATAGCTGTGGTTCCCCACGGACTGATTCGCTTTGCCGATGGTGAACTCTGTTATATCACCCGGAGAATAGACCGACTGGATGATGGTCAAAAGGTACCGATGGAAGATATGTGCCAACTGTCAGAGCGCCTTACCGAATACAAATATAAAGGTTCCTACGAGCAGGTAGCCAGACTCATCAAGAAGTATTCATCGTTCTCGCAGCTCGACCTCGTGAACTATTGGGAAGTGGTCATCTTCTCATGGATTACGGGCAACGCTGACATGCACCTCAAGAACTTCTCGCTCTACAACAACCGCAAGTTGGGTTATGGCTTAACTCCAGCCTACGACCTCCTCTGCACGAAGATTGTGATGCCAGAAGATACCGAGGAACTCGCCCTAACGCTCAACGGAAGAAAGAAAAAGATTCAGAAATCTGATTTCGTCAAGGTAATGACCGCCTCGGGCCTCAGCGAGAAGGTAATCAACAACATCGCCAAAAAGTTCCGCCGATCCATCGTGAAATGGATCGACCTGATAGAAGCCTCCTTCCTTCCGGACAGCATGAAGAAGGAATACAAGAAACTGATCCTCAGCAGAGTTATGGCATTAAGATAA
- a CDS encoding S9 family peptidase, translating into MIKAMILAAAALTMGTAADAQTMIQKNDIKVENHLMTPEALWAMGRIGGAEASPNGKQVVYQVGYYSVKENKGHQMLFIMDANGKNQKALTTDAKSETDAAWIQGGQKIAFIRDGQLWSMNPDGTGRKQLTNDKLGIQGFRFSPDGKKVILIKELPYHGTIKENPSDLPLATGRLVTDMNYRHWDHYVESLLHPFVADVAEDGTINAGEDILKDEPFECPMAPFGGIEQLAWSPDSKTIAYTCRKKEGVQYAISTDSDIYLYNIGTRETKNLCKEAGYVEPKIDATKSMKNQAVNAPENLKNNPGYDVNPQFSADGKYIAWQSMARDGYESDRNRLCVYELATGKKNYVSEKFDSSVEGFVWNKDNKSLSFIGVWHGTLNLYQANFKGEVKQITNEWADYGSISLANNGNKLLATKASMSHPTDIYIVTPGKDAKSTKVEQITRENDHILNQLNMGKCEQRWVKTTDGKQMLVWIMLPSNFDANKKYPTLLFCEGGPQSPVSQFWSYRWNIQIMAANGYVVVLPNRRGLPGFGSAWNEEISGDWTGQCMNDYLSAIDDAANNLPYVDKDRLGCVGASFGGFSVYYLAGHHNKRFKAFLSHDGAFNLESMYTDTEEAWFSNWEYEDAYWNKDQSANAKKTYENSPHKFVDKWDTPILCIHGEKDYRINANQGMGAFNAARMRGIPAELLIYPDENHWVLKPQNGVLWQRTFFGWLDKWLKK; encoded by the coding sequence ATGATTAAAGCTATGATTTTAGCTGCTGCGGCTCTCACTATGGGCACAGCAGCTGATGCACAGACTATGATTCAGAAAAATGACATCAAGGTAGAAAACCACCTGATGACTCCTGAGGCTCTCTGGGCAATGGGACGTATCGGTGGCGCCGAAGCTTCGCCTAACGGCAAGCAGGTGGTGTACCAGGTAGGTTACTACAGTGTAAAGGAAAACAAGGGTCATCAGATGCTCTTCATCATGGATGCCAACGGCAAGAACCAGAAGGCATTGACCACGGATGCAAAGAGCGAAACAGATGCTGCCTGGATTCAGGGCGGACAGAAGATTGCCTTCATCCGCGACGGACAGCTCTGGAGCATGAACCCTGACGGTACAGGCAGAAAGCAGCTCACCAACGACAAGTTGGGCATCCAGGGCTTCCGCTTCTCTCCTGACGGCAAGAAGGTAATCCTCATTAAGGAACTCCCTTACCACGGAACCATCAAGGAGAATCCTTCTGATCTTCCATTGGCTACCGGCCGTCTCGTAACTGATATGAACTATCGCCACTGGGACCACTACGTAGAGAGCCTTCTCCATCCTTTCGTGGCTGATGTGGCTGAAGACGGTACCATCAATGCCGGCGAAGACATCCTGAAGGATGAACCATTCGAGTGCCCTATGGCTCCATTCGGTGGCATCGAGCAGCTGGCATGGAGTCCGGATTCCAAGACCATCGCCTATACCTGCCGTAAGAAGGAGGGCGTTCAGTATGCCATCTCTACCGACTCAGATATCTACCTATATAATATAGGTACGCGCGAGACAAAGAACCTCTGCAAGGAGGCTGGCTATGTAGAGCCTAAGATTGATGCTACCAAGAGTATGAAGAACCAGGCTGTCAACGCTCCTGAGAATCTGAAGAACAATCCGGGTTACGACGTGAACCCTCAGTTCTCTGCAGACGGAAAGTACATCGCTTGGCAGAGCATGGCTCGCGATGGCTACGAGAGCGACCGCAACCGCCTCTGTGTTTACGAACTTGCTACCGGCAAGAAGAACTATGTATCAGAGAAGTTCGACTCTAGCGTAGAGGGTTTCGTATGGAACAAGGACAACAAGAGCCTCAGCTTCATCGGTGTATGGCACGGAACCCTGAACCTCTATCAGGCTAACTTCAAGGGCGAAGTAAAGCAGATTACCAACGAGTGGGCTGACTACGGAAGCATCTCGCTTGCCAACAACGGCAACAAGCTTCTTGCTACCAAGGCTAGCATGAGTCATCCTACTGATATCTACATCGTAACTCCAGGCAAGGATGCCAAGAGTACCAAGGTAGAGCAGATTACCCGCGAGAACGACCATATTCTGAACCAGTTGAATATGGGTAAGTGTGAGCAGCGTTGGGTAAAGACTACCGACGGCAAGCAGATGCTGGTATGGATTATGTTGCCATCTAATTTCGATGCCAACAAGAAGTACCCTACCCTTCTCTTCTGCGAGGGTGGTCCTCAGAGTCCGGTAAGCCAGTTCTGGAGCTACCGATGGAACATCCAGATCATGGCAGCCAACGGCTATGTTGTAGTATTGCCAAACCGCCGCGGTCTCCCTGGTTTCGGAAGCGCATGGAACGAAGAGATTTCTGGCGACTGGACAGGCCAGTGCATGAACGATTATCTTTCAGCTATTGATGATGCTGCCAACAATCTTCCTTACGTAGACAAGGATCGTCTGGGTTGTGTAGGTGCCAGCTTCGGTGGTTTCTCAGTATACTATCTCGCCGGTCATCACAACAAGCGTTTCAAGGCATTCCTCTCTCACGATGGTGCTTTCAACCTGGAGAGCATGTACACCGATACCGAGGAGGCTTGGTTCTCTAACTGGGAATACGAGGATGCTTACTGGAACAAGGACCAGAGTGCCAACGCCAAGAAGACCTACGAGAACAGTCCTCATAAGTTTGTAGACAAGTGGGATACTCCAATCCTCTGCATCCACGGCGAAAAGGATTACCGTATCAATGCCAACCAGGGTATGGGCGCCTTCAATGCAGCCCGCATGCGTGGCATCCCAGCCGAGCTCCTCATCTATCCTGATGAGAACCACTGGGTATTGAAGCCACAGAACGGCGTGCTCTGGCAGCGCACCTTCTTCGGCTGGTTAGACAAGTGGTTGAAGAAATAA
- a CDS encoding O-acetylhomoserine aminocarboxypropyltransferase/cysteine synthase family protein: MKKNLRTASICVQGGYEPKNGEPIEVPIYQSTTFKYDNSEEMAMLFDLKKEGYFYTRLQNPTNDVVAKKIAELEGGVGAVLTSSGQAANFYAVFNICEAGDHIVTSNEIYGGTFNLFGVTLKKLGIECTFVNPNDSEEEIQKAFRPNTKVVFGETISNPGCAVLDIEKFARIAHKNGVPLIVDNTFATPINCRPFEWGADIVTHSTTKYMDGTASQVGGVVVDSGNFDWMAHADKFPGLCTPDDSYHGLTYVKAFGKMGYTTKLVAQLMRDLGSIPAPMNSFILNLGLQSLHLRMRQHCANAQKVAEFLQNDERVAWVHYSGLEGDEYHALAQKYMPNGTCGVIAFGLKGDRETAIKFMDSLDMINIVTHVADARTCVLHPASHTHRQLSEEQLKEAGVAPDLIRLSVGIEDVEDILDDIKQALDQI, from the coding sequence ATGAAAAAGAATTTACGTACCGCCTCTATCTGCGTGCAGGGAGGCTATGAGCCAAAGAACGGCGAACCGATTGAAGTGCCAATTTATCAAAGCACTACTTTCAAGTATGACAACTCTGAGGAGATGGCTATGCTCTTCGACCTGAAGAAGGAAGGCTACTTCTATACCCGTCTCCAGAACCCTACCAACGATGTTGTGGCTAAGAAGATTGCCGAACTCGAAGGTGGCGTGGGAGCCGTTTTAACCAGCAGCGGTCAGGCTGCCAACTTCTATGCTGTGTTCAACATCTGCGAAGCGGGCGACCATATCGTTACATCCAATGAGATTTATGGTGGTACCTTCAATCTCTTCGGCGTAACCCTAAAGAAACTCGGCATCGAGTGTACTTTCGTGAATCCGAACGATAGCGAAGAAGAAATCCAGAAGGCTTTCCGCCCTAACACCAAGGTTGTTTTCGGCGAAACCATCAGCAATCCGGGCTGCGCTGTACTCGACATCGAGAAGTTTGCACGCATTGCTCACAAGAATGGGGTGCCTCTCATCGTTGACAACACCTTCGCTACGCCTATCAACTGTCGCCCATTCGAATGGGGTGCCGACATTGTTACCCACAGTACCACCAAGTATATGGATGGTACGGCTTCACAGGTAGGTGGCGTGGTAGTAGACAGCGGCAACTTCGACTGGATGGCTCATGCTGATAAGTTCCCAGGTCTCTGCACACCGGATGACAGCTACCATGGTCTGACCTATGTGAAGGCTTTCGGCAAGATGGGTTACACCACCAAACTCGTGGCTCAGCTGATGCGCGATCTTGGCAGCATCCCTGCCCCAATGAATTCGTTCATCCTCAACCTCGGTCTTCAGAGTCTCCACCTCCGTATGCGCCAGCATTGTGCCAATGCACAGAAGGTGGCAGAGTTCCTGCAGAACGACGAGCGTGTGGCTTGGGTTCATTATAGCGGTCTGGAGGGCGATGAGTATCATGCGCTTGCCCAGAAGTATATGCCAAACGGCACCTGCGGTGTTATTGCCTTCGGATTGAAGGGAGATCGCGAGACAGCCATCAAGTTTATGGATTCTCTCGACATGATCAACATCGTAACCCATGTAGCCGATGCCCGCACCTGTGTGCTCCATCCAGCCAGTCACACCCATCGCCAGCTCAGCGAAGAACAGCTGAAGGAAGCAGGTGTTGCTCCAGATCTGATTCGCCTCTCTGTAGGTATCGAAGATGTAGAAGACATCCTCGATGATATCAAGCAGGCTTTGGATCAGATTTAA
- a CDS encoding sigma-70 family RNA polymerase sigma factor codes for MRQLKISKSITNRSSEALDKYLVEIGREPMVSIDEEIELAQKIRKGGREGERAKEKLVKANLRFVVSVAKQYQHQGLSLTDLIDEGNIGLVKAAEKFDETRGFKFISYAVWWIRQSILQAIAEQSRIVRLPLNQVGALSKISAEISKFEQENQRKPSVAELAQITKMEESKIDQTIKADNHHMSIDAPFGSDDDDNAMVDVMASGDDSRTDKGVDFESMASELDRVLNSVLKDRERKILCYCYGIGCHEKGLEEIGSEFNLTRERVRQIREKSIIKLRDSGKIKILMKYLG; via the coding sequence ATGAGACAACTTAAGATTAGTAAGAGTATAACCAACCGTTCCAGTGAAGCACTCGACAAGTACTTGGTGGAGATTGGTAGAGAGCCTATGGTCTCTATCGATGAAGAAATCGAACTTGCCCAGAAGATTCGCAAAGGCGGTCGTGAGGGAGAACGTGCCAAAGAGAAATTGGTAAAAGCAAACCTTCGTTTCGTTGTATCTGTTGCTAAGCAATATCAGCACCAAGGTCTTTCTCTTACCGACCTCATCGACGAGGGTAACATCGGTTTGGTAAAGGCTGCTGAAAAGTTTGACGAGACCCGCGGTTTTAAGTTTATCTCATACGCTGTATGGTGGATTCGTCAGAGCATCCTGCAGGCTATTGCTGAGCAGAGCCGTATCGTTCGCCTGCCTTTGAACCAGGTAGGTGCATTGAGCAAAATCAGTGCAGAAATCAGTAAGTTTGAGCAGGAGAACCAGCGCAAACCTTCTGTTGCTGAGCTCGCTCAAATTACAAAGATGGAAGAAAGCAAGATTGACCAGACTATCAAGGCTGACAATCACCACATGAGTATCGATGCTCCATTCGGTAGCGATGATGATGACAATGCTATGGTCGACGTGATGGCTTCGGGTGATGACAGCCGTACCGACAAGGGTGTTGACTTCGAGTCTATGGCGAGCGAGCTTGACCGCGTTCTCAATTCTGTATTGAAAGACCGTGAACGCAAGATTCTGTGCTACTGCTATGGTATCGGTTGCCACGAGAAGGGTTTGGAGGAAATCGGTAGCGAGTTCAACCTTACCCGTGAGCGTGTTCGCCAGATTCGCGAAAAGAGTATCATCAAGCTCCGTGATAGCGGTAAGATCAAAATCTTGATGAAATACTTGGGATAA
- a CDS encoding peptide MFS transporter yields the protein MFENQPKGLWALALANTGERFGYYTMLAVFLLYLQANFGFETGLASTIYSTFLMMVYFLPIIGGIAADKFGFGRMVTTGIFIMFIGYLVLSLPLGKETVAVAAMGISLILIALGTGLFKGNLQVMVGRLYDEPQYASKRDSGFSLFYMAINIGAMFAPTAAIKIMKWAQESLSVSVADSYHFAFAVACASLIFSIAIYYAFSFTYKHVLASETKSKDDKTSAKETNELSKAETKERIICLCLVFAVVIFFWMAFHQNGNTLTLFARDYTQKTSEGLQSMAFDVTNLVACIFVVYGCFGLAQSKTGKGKGISLGVIVAAIAFLFYKYSNLEGAVDVEAPIFQQFNPCYVVALTPVSVALFSWLHKIGKEPTSPEKIGLGMLVAALGFVWMAVGSMGLELPLTQGDPATEGTRVSANLLISTYLILTFAELLLSPIGISFVSKVAPPKYAGLMMGLWFGATAIGNQLVMIPGIMWGQNFNLIAIWGVLAGICLVSALFIFSIIKKLNRVS from the coding sequence ATGTTTGAGAATCAACCAAAAGGTCTGTGGGCCTTAGCTTTGGCAAACACGGGTGAGCGTTTCGGCTATTACACCATGCTTGCTGTGTTCTTGCTTTATTTGCAGGCCAACTTCGGTTTTGAAACCGGATTGGCAAGTACTATTTACTCTACATTCCTGATGATGGTTTATTTCCTTCCTATCATCGGTGGTATCGCAGCCGACAAGTTTGGCTTTGGACGTATGGTTACTACAGGTATCTTCATCATGTTCATTGGCTATCTTGTTCTCTCACTTCCTCTTGGCAAGGAAACCGTTGCCGTTGCTGCTATGGGTATTTCACTTATTCTCATCGCTTTGGGAACCGGTCTGTTCAAGGGTAATCTGCAGGTGATGGTAGGCCGTCTCTATGATGAGCCACAGTATGCCAGCAAACGTGATTCCGGTTTCTCACTCTTCTATATGGCTATCAACATCGGTGCTATGTTTGCTCCTACTGCTGCCATCAAGATTATGAAGTGGGCGCAGGAGAGCCTGAGCGTGTCGGTGGCAGATTCATACCACTTCGCTTTCGCTGTGGCTTGTGCTTCACTGATTTTCAGTATCGCTATCTACTATGCTTTCAGCTTTACATACAAGCATGTTCTTGCTTCAGAGACCAAGAGTAAGGATGATAAGACTTCTGCTAAGGAGACAAACGAACTTTCTAAGGCTGAGACCAAGGAGCGCATCATCTGCCTCTGTCTCGTATTCGCTGTGGTTATCTTCTTCTGGATGGCTTTCCACCAGAACGGTAATACATTGACACTCTTTGCCCGCGATTATACACAGAAGACTTCAGAGGGTCTGCAGTCTATGGCATTCGACGTTACCAACCTCGTAGCCTGCATCTTCGTGGTTTACGGTTGCTTCGGTCTGGCACAGAGCAAGACTGGCAAGGGTAAGGGCATCTCTCTTGGTGTCATTGTTGCTGCCATCGCTTTCCTCTTCTACAAGTACAGCAACCTTGAAGGTGCCGTAGATGTTGAGGCTCCTATTTTCCAGCAGTTCAACCCATGCTATGTTGTGGCATTAACACCAGTGAGCGTTGCTTTGTTCTCATGGCTTCACAAGATTGGCAAGGAGCCTACATCGCCAGAGAAGATTGGTTTGGGTATGCTCGTTGCAGCTCTCGGTTTTGTATGGATGGCTGTAGGTTCTATGGGGCTGGAGCTTCCTTTGACACAGGGCGATCCTGCTACAGAGGGTACACGTGTAAGTGCTAACCTCCTCATTTCTACATACCTCATCCTTACATTCGCAGAGCTTCTGCTTTCTCCAATCGGTATTTCATTTGTATCGAAGGTAGCTCCTCCAAAGTATGCTGGTTTGATGATGGGTCTCTGGTTTGGTGCAACAGCCATCGGTAACCAGTTGGTTATGATTCCTGGCATCATGTGGGGTCAGAACTTCAACCTCATTGCCATCTGGGGTGTTCTCGCCGGTATCTGTCTGGTTTCAGCTCTCTTCATCTTCTCTATCATCAAGAAGTTGAATCGCGTAAGCTAA
- a CDS encoding DUF1846 domain-containing protein produces the protein MKIGFDNEKYLKIQSEHIKERISQFDGKLYLELGGKLFDDHHASRVLPGFQPDSKLRMFQKISDSIEIVIVISAADIEKNKKRADLGITYDEDVLRLRGEFQNRGFMVGSVVITHYNGQPAAIAFKQRLEREGIKTYCHFLIEGYPHNVSLIASDEGFGQNDYVETERPLVIVTAPGPGSGKMAVCLSQLYNENKRGVRAGYAKFETFPVWNLPLKHPVNIAYEAATADLNDVNMIDPFHLEAYNKIAINYNRDVEIYPVLNALFEGIYGSNPYKSPTDMGVNMVGFCISDDEACCEASKNEIVRRYYAATNKMAAGACNDDEITKIQMLFNQAKITTDYRKVTVAAKNHKKETGHTSSAIELEDGTIICGHSSELLGCSAALLLNVTKQLAGIDHELKLIPQSMIEPIQHTKVNYLGGHNPRLHTDEVLVALSVLSENDENCKKALEQLPKLRGCQAHCTVMLSDVDQKIFKKLGVDITCEPVLKK, from the coding sequence ATGAAGATAGGTTTCGATAACGAGAAGTATCTGAAGATTCAGTCAGAACACATCAAGGAGAGAATCTCACAGTTTGACGGAAAGCTTTACCTCGAATTGGGCGGTAAACTTTTTGACGATCATCATGCCAGCAGAGTTTTGCCTGGTTTCCAGCCTGACAGCAAACTGCGCATGTTCCAGAAAATCAGCGATAGCATCGAGATTGTTATCGTGATTAGTGCAGCCGATATAGAGAAGAACAAGAAGCGTGCCGACTTGGGCATTACATACGATGAGGACGTGTTGCGCCTTCGTGGTGAGTTCCAAAACCGTGGTTTCATGGTGGGTTCTGTTGTCATCACTCATTATAACGGTCAGCCTGCCGCCATTGCCTTCAAACAGCGTCTGGAGCGCGAGGGCATCAAGACTTACTGCCATTTTCTCATCGAGGGCTATCCTCATAACGTGAGTCTGATTGCCTCTGACGAGGGCTTCGGTCAGAACGATTATGTTGAAACAGAGCGTCCGCTGGTTATTGTTACTGCGCCGGGTCCTGGCAGCGGTAAGATGGCGGTTTGCCTGAGTCAGCTTTATAATGAGAACAAGCGTGGTGTGCGTGCCGGTTATGCCAAGTTTGAGACATTCCCAGTGTGGAATCTCCCATTGAAACATCCTGTGAACATCGCATACGAGGCTGCTACTGCCGATCTGAACGATGTGAATATGATTGACCCGTTCCATCTGGAGGCTTACAACAAGATAGCCATCAACTATAACCGTGATGTAGAGATTTATCCTGTGCTCAATGCGCTATTCGAGGGTATCTATGGTAGTAATCCATACAAGTCGCCTACGGATATGGGTGTAAACATGGTAGGTTTCTGTATCTCTGATGATGAGGCTTGCTGCGAGGCATCCAAAAATGAGATTGTCCGCCGTTACTATGCGGCTACCAACAAGATGGCGGCTGGTGCTTGCAATGATGATGAGATCACTAAGATTCAGATGCTCTTCAATCAGGCTAAGATTACTACTGATTACCGCAAGGTGACGGTAGCTGCCAAGAATCATAAGAAGGAGACGGGACATACCTCTTCTGCCATTGAGTTGGAGGATGGTACCATTATCTGCGGTCATAGCAGCGAGTTGCTGGGCTGTAGTGCCGCCTTGCTCCTGAATGTTACCAAGCAGTTGGCAGGCATCGACCATGAATTGAAGCTTATTCCTCAGTCGATGATTGAGCCTATCCAGCATACCAAGGTGAATTATCTCGGTGGTCACAATCCTCGTCTTCATACGGATGAGGTTCTCGTAGCCCTCTCTGTTCTTTCGGAGAATGATGAGAACTGCAAGAAGGCATTGGAGCAGTTGCCTAAGCTTCGTGGCTGTCAGGCTCATTGCACCGTGATGTTGAGTGATGTAGACCAGAAAATCTTTAAGAAGCTCGGTGTGGATATCACCTGCGAGCCGGTATTGAAGAAGTAA